The Alkalihalobacillus sp. TS-13 genome includes a region encoding these proteins:
- the folK gene encoding 2-amino-4-hydroxy-6-hydroxymethyldihydropteridine diphosphokinase, with product MNDAFIALGSNIGDRSVFLRSALKEIESIDGAQVEQASSIYETEPIGYTDQEPFLNMVALVRTELGALELLEKLQTIENKLKRTREIHWGPRTIDLDILLYNQENIQTEVLKIPHPRMLERGFVMIPLYELQPELHFPHTDENFSEIIEERIDKKGVNVWKRNNGEGEFGLFEN from the coding sequence ATGAATGATGCTTTTATTGCATTAGGGTCCAATATCGGAGATCGTTCCGTTTTTTTGAGAAGTGCCCTTAAAGAGATCGAGTCTATTGATGGTGCCCAGGTGGAACAGGCGTCGTCCATCTATGAGACGGAACCAATCGGCTATACCGATCAGGAACCATTTTTGAATATGGTAGCACTTGTGCGGACTGAACTTGGAGCACTCGAACTTCTGGAAAAGCTCCAGACAATCGAAAACAAATTGAAGCGTACACGTGAGATACACTGGGGTCCGCGTACGATAGACCTTGACATTTTATTGTATAATCAAGAGAATATACAAACAGAAGTACTAAAAATTCCACATCCAAGAATGCTCGAAAGAGGATTTGTGATGATTCCGCTTTATGAGCTGCAACCAGAATTGCATTTTCCACATACGGATGAAAACTTTTCCGAGATCATCGAAGAGCGAATTGACAAAAAAGGAGTTAACGTATGGAAGCGGAACAATGGGGAAGGCGAATTCGGGCTTTTCGAAAATTGA
- a CDS encoding GreA/GreB family elongation factor — protein sequence MSKDVTRLTSGGIKELATELIDVYESRKTPFGNAPSMTEEEEQFYKQRITDLEQLLYSAEPLPENKINDTVTLGSKVTLFDPFLDEVETYKLVHPVEASPLRNYISIESILGRELLLRRKGDDIRITLYGETIRYNILDVK from the coding sequence ATGAGTAAGGATGTAACCCGACTCACGAGTGGAGGCATCAAGGAGTTAGCGACAGAATTGATCGATGTTTATGAAAGCAGGAAGACCCCATTCGGAAATGCACCGAGTATGACTGAAGAGGAAGAACAATTTTATAAGCAAAGGATCACCGATCTGGAACAACTTTTGTATTCTGCTGAACCATTACCTGAAAACAAGATAAACGACACTGTCACCCTGGGATCAAAGGTCACACTTTTCGATCCTTTCTTGGATGAAGTAGAAACATATAAACTCGTACACCCTGTAGAAGCCTCGCCTTTACGAAACTACATCTCCATCGAGTCCATACTCGGGAGGGAACTTCTTTTAAGACGAAAAGGTGATGATATCCGCATCACATTATATGGGGAAACGATCAGATACAACATTTTAGATGTGAAATAG
- the dusB gene encoding tRNA dihydrouridine synthase DusB translates to MFQIGDIKLNNRVVLAPMAGVCNPAFRLIAKEFGAGLVCAEMVSDKGILHKNDKTMRMLYVDEREKPLSLQIFGGEKDSLVEAAKYVDDYTNADIIDINMGCPVPKITKCDAGAKWLLDPQKIHDMVAAVVPEVKKPVTVKMRMGWDEDHILAVENAQAIEEAGGKAVALHGRTRVQMYEGKANWEIIRDVKESVSIPVIGNGDVTTPQDAKRMLMATGCDAVMIGRGALGNPWMLYRTVQYLETGELHGDPTPREKMKVCMLHLDRLIALKGEDVAIKEMRKHAAWYLKGLPKNAKVRNKIMELESRDLMEQVLMDYVEEVEAKQVKVG, encoded by the coding sequence ATGTTTCAGATCGGTGACATCAAACTGAATAACCGCGTCGTGCTTGCCCCGATGGCAGGTGTTTGTAACCCTGCTTTTCGTCTGATCGCGAAAGAATTCGGAGCAGGACTTGTTTGTGCTGAGATGGTAAGTGACAAAGGAATTCTGCACAAAAATGATAAAACGATGCGGATGCTGTATGTAGATGAACGTGAAAAACCGCTCAGTCTGCAAATTTTCGGCGGTGAGAAAGATTCACTCGTTGAAGCAGCCAAGTATGTCGATGATTACACGAATGCCGATATCATTGACATTAATATGGGGTGCCCAGTCCCTAAAATCACAAAGTGTGATGCTGGAGCAAAATGGCTGTTGGATCCTCAAAAGATCCACGACATGGTTGCAGCGGTAGTCCCTGAAGTGAAAAAGCCTGTAACGGTAAAAATGCGCATGGGCTGGGATGAAGACCATATCCTTGCTGTCGAAAACGCACAAGCGATCGAAGAAGCTGGCGGTAAAGCAGTCGCGCTGCACGGACGTACAAGGGTACAAATGTATGAAGGTAAAGCTAACTGGGAGATCATCCGTGATGTGAAAGAATCAGTCTCTATTCCGGTTATCGGTAATGGTGATGTGACAACGCCTCAGGATGCAAAACGTATGCTCATGGCCACAGGCTGTGATGCAGTCATGATCGGTCGGGGTGCGCTAGGTAACCCATGGATGCTTTATCGTACTGTCCAGTACCTTGAAACTGGAGAGCTGCATGGCGATCCGACGCCACGTGAAAAAATGAAGGTATGTATGCTTCACTTGGATCGCCTGATTGCCTTGAAAGGTGAAGACGTCGCGATCAAAGAAATGCGTAAACATGCTGCATGGTATTTAAAAGGACTCCCGAAAAACGCAAAAGTCCGAAATAAAATCATGGAACTCGAATCACGTGATCTTATGGAACAAGTCTTGATGGATTACGTAGAAGAAGTAGAAGCAAAACAAGTTAAAGTAGGATAA
- a CDS encoding helix-turn-helix domain-containing protein — translation MEAEQWGRRIRAFRKLKGYTQEGLADKMNISVSILGEIERGNRMPDQDHIHKVTEALNISLEELSPENVHLT, via the coding sequence ATGGAAGCGGAACAATGGGGAAGGCGAATTCGGGCTTTTCGAAAATTGAAAGGCTATACACAAGAAGGACTCGCCGACAAAATGAATATATCCGTCTCGATTCTCGGTGAAATAGAACGCGGGAACCGGATGCCGGATCAAGATCACATCCACAAAGTCACAGAGGCTCTCAATATATCATTAGAAGAACTTTCCCCTGAGAATGTACATTTAACGTAA
- the folB gene encoding dihydroneopterin aldolase — translation MDKIYINNMKFYGYHGVYPEEQKLGQRFNVDLVLECDLSNAAKSDDIESTVHYGQAYELTKEIVEGEPRRLVEKLAEEIAQAILEKFEIVLHCTVKVIKPDPPIPGHYDSVAIEIKRSRK, via the coding sequence ATGGATAAGATTTATATCAATAACATGAAATTTTACGGTTATCATGGTGTCTATCCTGAAGAACAGAAGCTCGGACAACGATTCAATGTCGATCTTGTACTTGAGTGCGATCTGTCAAACGCAGCCAAATCAGATGATATCGAAAGCACAGTCCATTACGGCCAGGCATACGAACTGACAAAAGAAATCGTTGAGGGTGAACCAAGAAGGCTGGTTGAAAAGCTAGCGGAAGAGATTGCACAAGCAATCCTTGAAAAATTCGAGATCGTTTTACATTGCACAGTCAAAGTCATCAAGCCTGACCCACCAATCCCAGGTCACTACGATTCAGTCGCGATTGAGATCAAGAGGTCGAGAAAATGA